A section of the Triticum dicoccoides isolate Atlit2015 ecotype Zavitan chromosome 7A, WEW_v2.0, whole genome shotgun sequence genome encodes:
- the LOC119334478 gene encoding nuclear transport factor 2-like — protein MASAAAATQVGTYFLRNYYNLLQQNPDVVHQFYSEASTMVRVDDLNGTSTTANSMMDIHSLIMSLNFTQIEIKTANFANSWGDGVLVMVSGLVQTKEYSNQRKFIQMFFLAPQEKGYFVLNDYFHFVDQEQVQPAQVRAQEAFETNMASNTVQTSAEYIHEESQTMQAVPVTSEENDAVDSYTYSEPPQQVVSQSDNWGDESLQEEPLSSFSNGMAMAPEEPAHPPPVQPHVEEPVGEPVKKTYASILRTAKAPPPFPIAQSVPVSKPHPTTEANQATLVTSSVAADKPKSDFYTEGHDEEESKSVYVGNVPQNVTEADLENEFKKFGQLIPDGVAIRSRKETGGYYAFVEFEELSGVHNALRASPLEINGRQIYVEERKPNSGIRGGRRGGGRGRFGGSGRGYARGDEYSGSRGKSNGYQRVPHHERGILGARN, from the exons atggcttcggcggcggcggcgactcaa GTGGGCACTTACTTCCTCCGCAACTACTACAATCTGTTGCAGCAGAACCCCGATGTCGTCCACCAGTTCTACAGCGAAGCAAGCACCATGGTCCGGGTCGACGACCTCAACGGGACCAGCACCACTGCTAACTCAATGATG GATATACACTCCCTTATCATGTCCCTCAATTTCACCCAAATTGAgataaaaactgccaactttgccAACTCATGGGGAGATGGGGTGCTAGTGATGGTCTCTGGTCTTGTACAGACCAAAGAGTACAGCAACCAAAGGAAATTTATCCAGATGTTTTTCCTTGCGCCTCAGGAGAAAGGTTACTTTGTGCTCAATGATTATTTCCACTTTGTTGACCAAGAACAAGTGCAACCTGCACAGGTGAGAGCTCAGGAAGCCTTTGAGACCAACATGGCATCCAACACAGTCCAAACAA GTGCGGAGTACATTCATGAAGAAAGTCAAACAATGCAAGCTGTTCCAGTAACATCTGAAGAAAATGATGCTGTTGACAGTTACACTTACTCTGAGCCACCACAGCAAGTAGTTTCTCAGTCGGACAACTGGGGAGATGAATCTCTTCAAGAAGAACCACTTTCTTCCTTCTCGAATGGAATGGCGATGGCACCAGAGGAGCCAGCACACCCTCCACCTGTGCAGCCTCATGTCGAGGAACCTGTTGGGGAGCCCGTAAAGAAGACATATGCTTCTATT CTAAGAACTGCAAAAGCCCCGCCTCCGTTCCCTATTGCTCAATCAGTGCCTGTGAGTAAACCTCACCCTACAACAGAAGCAAACCAGGCAACTCTAGTGACTTCATCGGTGGCAGCAGATAAGCCAAAATCTGACTTCTACACAGAAGGCCATGACGAAGAAG aGAGCAAATCTGTTTATGTTGGGAATGTGCCACAAAATGTAACTGAGGCTGATCTTGAGAATGAGTTCAAGAAGTTTGGCCAGCTCATCCCTGATGGTGTTGCTATCAGAAGCCGAAAG GAGACTGGTGGCTACTATGCTTTTGTGGAATTCGAGGAACTGAGTGGCGTTCACAATGCATTGAGG GCTTCACCACTTGAAATAAATGGGCGGCAGATATATGTCGAGGAGCGGAAGCCTAACAGTGGAATAAGGGGAGGAA GAAGGGGGGGAGGCAGAGGTCGCTTTGGCGGCAGTGGCAGAGGATATGCGAGAGGTGATGAGTACAGCGGTAGCCGTGGAAAGTCGAATGGTTATCAGCGTGTCCCTCACCACGAGAGGGGCATTTTGGGGGCAAGGAACTGA